The following are from one region of the Juglans regia cultivar Chandler chromosome 10, Walnut 2.0, whole genome shotgun sequence genome:
- the LOC109010094 gene encoding probable polyamine oxidase 4, which produces MESKELFSTNLLDGTFASHIQRQQGSIPSVIIIGGGISGVAAARILNDASFKVILLESRDRLGGRIHTDYSFGCPVDMGASWLHGVCNENPLAPLIRGLGLTMCRTSGDNSVLYDHDLESYMLYDVDGHQVPQHIVIEVGETFKRILEEIGKVRDEHTDDLSVLRAISIVLDRLPDLRQKGLAHEVLQWYICRMEAWFAADADMISLKSWDQEHVLSGGHGLMVQGYDPVIKALAKDIDIRLNHRVTKISNGCNKVMVTVEDGRIFVADAAILTVPIGVLKAKLIEFEPKLPDWKLSAISDLGVGNENKIALQFDKVFWPNVEFLGIVAPSSYACGYFLNLHKATGHPVLVYMAAGRFAYDLEKLSDESTANFAMSQLKKMFPDATEPVQYLVSRWGTDLNSLGCYSYDLVGKSEDVYERLRAPMGNLFFAGEAVSVENQGSVHGAYSAGVMAAENCQMHLLNKLGDMEKLQLVSLRNEILKDAIPLQISRM; this is translated from the exons atggaaTCCAAGGAATTATTCTCCACCAATCTACTAGACG GCACATTTGCCTCCCATATTCAGAGGCAACAGGGTTCAATACCTTCAGTTATAATCATTGGTGGTGGTATATCGGGTGTAGCTGCTGCACGTATCCTCAATGATGCATCATTTAAG gtGATCTTGCTAGAATCAAGGGATAGACTTGGCGGACGTATTCATACAGACTACTCATTTGGTTGTCCAGTAGATATGGGAGCATCATG GCTACATGGTGTTTGCAATGAGAATCCCTTAGCTCCACTGATACGTGGTCTAGGGCTTACAATGTGCCGTACAAGTGGTGATAACTCTGTGTTGTACGATCATGATTTAGAAAG ctATATGCTCTATGATGTGGATGGCCATCAAGTTCCTCAACATATAGTCATTGAAGTTGGAGAAACATTTAAGAGAATTCTAGAAGAG ATAGGGAAAGTAAGAGATGAGCATACTGATGACCTGTCTGTTCTTCGAGCAATTTCAATTGTGTTGGATAGACTTCCAGATTTAAG ACAAAAAGGACTTGCCCATGAAGTGTTGCAATGGTACATATGTAGAATGGAAGCTTGGTTTGCAGCAGATGCTGACATGATATCTTTAAAAAGCTGGGATCAG GAGCATGTTCTTTCTGGTGGTCACGGGCTTATGGTGCAAGGTTATGATCCTGTAATAAAGGCTCTTGCAAAAGATATTGATATACGTTTGAATCACCG GGTTACAAAGATATCCAACGGGTGTAATAAGGTGATGGTCACAGTTGAGGATGGAAGGATCTTTGTTGCAGATGCTGCTATTTTAACAGTACCCATTGGGGTTCTCAAAGCCAAATTGATTGAATTTGAGCCAAAATTGCCTGACTGGAAGCTTTCTGCTATTTCTGATCTTGGTGTaggaaatgaaaataagattGCCCTGCaatttgataaagttttttGGCCAAATGTAGAATTTCTGGGCATTGTTGCCCCCAGTTCATATGCGTGTGGTTATTTTCTCAATCTTCACAAGGCAACAGGTCATCCAGTCCTTGTCTACATGGCTGCTGGAAGGTTTGCATACGATCTTGAGAAGCTGTCTGATGAGTCTACTGCAAATTTTGCGATGTCACAACTCAAGAAAATGTTTCCTGATGCAACTGAGCCG GTTCAGTATCTCGTGTCTCGTTGGGGAACAGACCTGAACTCTCTTGGTTGTTACTCGTATGACTTGGTTGGAAAATCTGAAGATGTCTACGAGAGGCTTCGAGCACCCATGGGTAATCTTTTCTTTGCGGGAGAAGCAGTCAGTGTGGAAAATCAGGGATCTGTCCATGGAGCTTACTCAGCTGGAGTCATGGCTGCTGAAAACTGTCAGATGCATCTCTTAAACAAACTTGGTGACATGGAGAAGCTCCAATTAGTTTCTCTTAGGAATGAAATTCTGAAAGATGCAATTCCTCTCCAGATCTCGAGAATGTAG
- the LOC109010086 gene encoding uncharacterized protein LOC109010086 isoform X1: MEKKEELDGKSLLDIVFSWSLKDVINKDIYRNQVKRIPETFLSVEEYKKSFIYPLLEETHADLFSNMTTLFQAPTREIHAVKRSSPKNLLYEITLKKTANAEEDVGKYVPEVGDLIALTDVRPMSIDDLNRPGIFYLIAYVHGAKEEDSSKENFDDKDLGKITILASKPILIELDSEKNKKETLLAVYLMNMITNDRIWRALDPELDGGNLIEKVLQANSADENCTSRLFEGKCSLVPFYLRDVNSSYNLNDSQTDAVLSCVDMRNFYHQSTVKLIWGPPGTGKTKTIGFILFSLLEMKCRTLTCAPTNIAVLEVTKRLLRSVREMQTPEHDSYGLGDILLFGNNKRMKIGKHDDLLDVFLDHRVDMLYNCFLPSTGWKNSLESMISLLDDPESQYNRYLESIKKYDDGNDDKLKKEESDGNLLKDDVVPMTFEEYFKNICESLELCMVNLYTHLPTSQIQLEVAKNMIRARVLLKTLETMLDDAHVANEGLKQVLNDIKDIGSSVGCFTMWSTTRKEFLQLLRSLRLTFILPNLVGKWGIKDFCLENACLVFCTASSSCKLNREVNEPLEYLLIDEAAQLKECESAIPLQLPGLRHAILVGDERQLPAMVKSKISEKANFGRSLFERLVMLGHHRLLLDIQYRMHPSISLFPNREFYDGQISDAQNVKQRSYEKRFLQGKMYSSYSFISIAHGKEERGHNYSSKNMVEAAVVSEIVSKLFKRFLDTRNPVSIGVISPYKAQVYAIEEQIRKYKTHSDSGFSVSARSVDGFQGGEEDVIIISTVRCNENGSVGFLSNRQRANVALTRARYCLWILGDEFTLLNSGSVWKKLVLDAKERECFHKADEDKSLAQAIIASLVELGQFDTLLHDDSLLFREATWKVFFNNAFGRSMARIRNAKICKEVLSMLTKLASGWRPPQVKRNPIALHGRSSQLLEIYKIKGQLRLYLLWTVDIIIEDSNYIQVMNVLDVLPLSDVLKLPNHVDILFRSYTEDKMQRCKHKCVLGNLIVPMRWPVDPSSSCAEPDAALYLSRPLSLLSLREEPETSTASTYRNRFQV; the protein is encoded by the exons atggagaagaaggaagaacttGATGGCAAAAGCTTATTAGACATAGTTTTCTCATGGTCTCTCAAGGATGTTATCAATAAAGATATCTACAGAAACCAG GTGAAAAGGATCCCAGAGACATTCTTATCGGTGGAAGAATACAAGAAGTCATTCATTTATCCATTACTTGAGGAAACGCATGCTGATTTGTTTTCAAACATGACAACCCTGTTTCAAGCACCTACTCGTGAAATACATGCTGTTAAAAGATCCTCTCCCAAAAACTTGCTTTACGAAATCACATTGAAGAAGACTGCCAATGCTGAGGAAGATGTAGGAAAATATGTTCCCGAAGTTGGTGATCTTATTGCCTTGACAGATGTTAGACCTATGAGCATTGATGATTTGAACAGGCCCGGAATATTCTATCTTATTGCTTATGTTCATGGGGCAAAAGAAGAAGATTCTTCTAAAGAGAATTTTGATGATAAAGATTTGGGCAAGATCACAATACTGGCATCAAAGCCCATTTTGATAGAACTAGACTcggaaaagaacaagaaagaaaCACTTCTTGCAGTTTATCTTATGAACATGATTACAAATGACCGTATATGGAGAGCACTGGACCCGGAGCTGGATGGGGGTAACCTTATTGAGAAAGTGCTGCAAGCGAATTCAGCT GATGAAAATTGTACTAGTCGGCtttttgaaggaaaatgcaGTCTTGTTCCTTTTTATCTACGGGATGTAAACAGTTCTTATAATCTAAATGACTCTCAAACAGACGCAGTTTTGAGTTGTGTTGATATGAGAAACTTCTATCATCAGAGTACTGTCAAATTGATATGGGGCCCTCCAGGGACCGGGAAAACAAAGACCATTGGTTTCATACTATTTTCCCTCCTTGAAATGAAGTGCAGAACATTAACATGTGCTCCAACTAACATTGCAGTTCTGGAGGTTACAAAACGGCTGCTGAGGTCGGTTAGGGAGATGCAAACGCCAGAGCATGACTCATATGGACTTGGGGATATACTTTTATTTGGGAATAATAAGCGAATGAAGATTGGCAAGCACGATGATCTTCTTGATGTGTTTCTTGACCATCGTGTTGATATGCTTTATAATTGCTTTCTTCCATCGACTGGATGGAAAAATTCCTTAGAATCAATGATATCTTTGCTCGATGATCCTGAATCGCAGTACAATAGATACTTGGAAAGCATAAAGAAATATGATGATGGGAACGATGATAAGCTCAAAAAGGAGGAGAGTGACGGCAATCTATTAAAGGATGATGTTGTTCCCATGACATTTGAGgagtattttaagaatatttgtgaGTCACTGGAGCTTTGTATGGTTAATTTATATACTCACTTGCCAACTTCCCAAATCCAGTTAGAGGTAGCGAAGAACATGATTAGAGCTCGGGTCTTGCTCAAAACTCTTGAAACTATGTTGGACGATGCCCATGTAGCCAATGAAGGGTTAAAACAAGTTCTCAATGATATCAAAGACATTGGAAGCAGTGTGGGTTGTTTTACAATGTGGAGTACCACGAGAAAAGAGTTCCTGCAGTTACTGAGATCTCTTCGTCTGACATTCATTTTACCAAATTTAGTAGGGAAATGGGGCATAAAAGATTTTTGCTTGGAAAATGCGTGCCTGGTGTTCTGTACTGCATCAAGCTCTTGCAAATTAAACAGAGAGGTAAATGAACCATTGGAATATTTACTCATCGATGAAGCTGCTCAACTTAAGGAATGTGAATCAGCCATTCCTTTACAGCTACCTGGTCTGCGTCATGCAATTCTCGTAGGGGATGAGAGGCAGCTCCCTGCTATGGTTAAAAGCAAG ATATCCGAGAAGGCTAACTTTGGAAGGAGTTTGTTCGAAAGATTGGTCATGTTGGGGCACCACAGGCTCCTTCTTGATATCCAGTACAGGATGCATCCATCCATCAGCTTATTTCCAAATAGGGAGTTCTATGACGGCCAGATTTCGGATGCTCAAAATGTTAAACAAAGAAGCTACGAGAAGCGCTTCCTTCAGGGAAAAATGTACAGCTCCTACTCTTTTATAAGTATAGCTCATGGTAAGGAGGAACGTGGCCACAATTACAGCTCCAAGAATATGGTTGAGGCTGCCGTGGTCTCTGAGATAGTTTCCAAGCTTTTTAAAC GATTCCTTGACACAAGGAATCCTGTTAGTATAGGAGTCATATCACCATATAAGGCTCAAGTTTATGCGATTGAAGAGCAAATCAGAAAATACAAAACACATTCTGATAGTGGCTTCTCTGTGAGTGCTCGCTCTGTGGATGGATTCCAAGGAGGTGAGGAAGATGTGATAATTATTTCTACTGTTAGATGTAATGAGAATGGATCAGTAGGTTTCCTTTCCAATCGACAAAGAGCAAATGTGGCACTGACACGTGCAAG GTATTGCCTTTGGATATTGGGAGATGAGTTTACTTTACTCAACAGTGGCTCTGTTTGGAAGAAACTAGTCCTTGATGCCAAAGAACGGGAGTGTTTCCATAAGGCAGATGAGGACAAGAGCTTGGCTCAGGCTATTATTGCTTCCCTGGTGGAGCTTGGCCAGTTTGATACTTTACTCCATGACGACAGTCTGTTGTTCAGAGAGGCTACATGGAAG GTTTTcttcaacaatgcttttggaAGATCGATGGCGAGAATAAGAAATGCAAAGATATGCAAGGAAGTGCTTTCTATGTTGACAAAGCTTGCAAGTGGTTGGCGTCCTCCTCAAGTGAAGAGAAACCCCATCGCCCTTCATGGGAGGTCTTCTCAACTATTAGAGATTTACAAGATCAAAGGGCAGCTGCGCCTTTATCTGCTTTGGACAGTAGATATAATCATAGAGGACTCAAATTACATTCAGGTTATGAATGTTTTGGATGTTTTGCCGCTATCTGATGTACTAAAGCTACCAAACCACGTTGACATCTTGTTTAGAAGTTATACAGAGGATAAGATGCAACGCTGCAAACACAAATGTGTTTTGGG GAATTTGATTGTTCCAATGAGATGGCCCGTTGACCCAAGTAGTAGTTGTGCTGAACCCGATGCTGCGTTGTACCTCTCAAGACCATTATCGTTGCTCAGTTTAAGGGAGGAGCCAGAAACATCAACAGCATCAACTTATAG GAATCGTTTTCAAGTCTAA
- the LOC109010086 gene encoding uncharacterized protein LOC109010086 isoform X2 yields MEKKEELDGKSLLDIVFSWSLKDVINKDIYRNQVKRIPETFLSVEEYKKSFIYPLLEETHADLFSNMTTLFQAPTREIHAVKRSSPKNLLYEITLKKTANAEEDVGKYVPEVGDLIALTDVRPMSIDDLNRPGIFYLIAYVHGAKEEDSSKENFDDKDLGKITILASKPILIELDSEKNKKETLLAVYLMNMITNDRIWRALDPELDGGNLIEKVLQANSADENCTSRLFEGKCSLVPFYLRDVNSSYNLNDSQTDAVLSCVDMRNFYHQSTVKLIWGPPGTGKTKTIGFILFSLLEMKCRTLTCAPTNIAVLEVTKRLLRSVREMQTPEHDSYGLGDILLFGNNKRMKIGKHDDLLDVFLDHRVDMLYNCFLPSTGWKNSLESMISLLDDPESQYNRYLESIKKYDDGNDDKLKKEESDGNLLKDDVVPMTFEEYFKNICESLELCMVNLYTHLPTSQIQLEVAKNMIRARVLLKTLETMLDDAHVANEGLKQVLNDIKDIGSSVGCFTMWSTTRKEFLQLLRSLRLTFILPNLVGKWGIKDFCLENACLVFCTASSSCKLNREVNEPLEYLLIDEAAQLKECESAIPLQLPGLRHAILVGDERQLPAMVKSKISEKANFGRSLFERLVMLGHHRLLLDIQYRMHPSISLFPNREFYDGQISDAQNVKQRSYEKRFLQGKMYSSYSFISIAHGKEERGHNYSSKNMVEAAVVSEIVSKLFKRFLDTRNPVSIGVISPYKAQVYAIEEQIRKYKTHSDSGFSVSARSVDGFQGGEEDVIIISTVRCNENGSVGFLSNRQRANVALTRARYCLWILGDEFTLLNSGSVWKKLVLDAKERECFHKADEDKSLAQAIIASLVELGQFDTLLHDDSLLFREATWKIDGENKKCKDMQGSAFYVDKACKWLASSSSEEKPHRPSWEVFSTIRDLQDQRAAAPLSALDSRYNHRGLKLHSGYECFGCFAAI; encoded by the exons atggagaagaaggaagaacttGATGGCAAAAGCTTATTAGACATAGTTTTCTCATGGTCTCTCAAGGATGTTATCAATAAAGATATCTACAGAAACCAG GTGAAAAGGATCCCAGAGACATTCTTATCGGTGGAAGAATACAAGAAGTCATTCATTTATCCATTACTTGAGGAAACGCATGCTGATTTGTTTTCAAACATGACAACCCTGTTTCAAGCACCTACTCGTGAAATACATGCTGTTAAAAGATCCTCTCCCAAAAACTTGCTTTACGAAATCACATTGAAGAAGACTGCCAATGCTGAGGAAGATGTAGGAAAATATGTTCCCGAAGTTGGTGATCTTATTGCCTTGACAGATGTTAGACCTATGAGCATTGATGATTTGAACAGGCCCGGAATATTCTATCTTATTGCTTATGTTCATGGGGCAAAAGAAGAAGATTCTTCTAAAGAGAATTTTGATGATAAAGATTTGGGCAAGATCACAATACTGGCATCAAAGCCCATTTTGATAGAACTAGACTcggaaaagaacaagaaagaaaCACTTCTTGCAGTTTATCTTATGAACATGATTACAAATGACCGTATATGGAGAGCACTGGACCCGGAGCTGGATGGGGGTAACCTTATTGAGAAAGTGCTGCAAGCGAATTCAGCT GATGAAAATTGTACTAGTCGGCtttttgaaggaaaatgcaGTCTTGTTCCTTTTTATCTACGGGATGTAAACAGTTCTTATAATCTAAATGACTCTCAAACAGACGCAGTTTTGAGTTGTGTTGATATGAGAAACTTCTATCATCAGAGTACTGTCAAATTGATATGGGGCCCTCCAGGGACCGGGAAAACAAAGACCATTGGTTTCATACTATTTTCCCTCCTTGAAATGAAGTGCAGAACATTAACATGTGCTCCAACTAACATTGCAGTTCTGGAGGTTACAAAACGGCTGCTGAGGTCGGTTAGGGAGATGCAAACGCCAGAGCATGACTCATATGGACTTGGGGATATACTTTTATTTGGGAATAATAAGCGAATGAAGATTGGCAAGCACGATGATCTTCTTGATGTGTTTCTTGACCATCGTGTTGATATGCTTTATAATTGCTTTCTTCCATCGACTGGATGGAAAAATTCCTTAGAATCAATGATATCTTTGCTCGATGATCCTGAATCGCAGTACAATAGATACTTGGAAAGCATAAAGAAATATGATGATGGGAACGATGATAAGCTCAAAAAGGAGGAGAGTGACGGCAATCTATTAAAGGATGATGTTGTTCCCATGACATTTGAGgagtattttaagaatatttgtgaGTCACTGGAGCTTTGTATGGTTAATTTATATACTCACTTGCCAACTTCCCAAATCCAGTTAGAGGTAGCGAAGAACATGATTAGAGCTCGGGTCTTGCTCAAAACTCTTGAAACTATGTTGGACGATGCCCATGTAGCCAATGAAGGGTTAAAACAAGTTCTCAATGATATCAAAGACATTGGAAGCAGTGTGGGTTGTTTTACAATGTGGAGTACCACGAGAAAAGAGTTCCTGCAGTTACTGAGATCTCTTCGTCTGACATTCATTTTACCAAATTTAGTAGGGAAATGGGGCATAAAAGATTTTTGCTTGGAAAATGCGTGCCTGGTGTTCTGTACTGCATCAAGCTCTTGCAAATTAAACAGAGAGGTAAATGAACCATTGGAATATTTACTCATCGATGAAGCTGCTCAACTTAAGGAATGTGAATCAGCCATTCCTTTACAGCTACCTGGTCTGCGTCATGCAATTCTCGTAGGGGATGAGAGGCAGCTCCCTGCTATGGTTAAAAGCAAG ATATCCGAGAAGGCTAACTTTGGAAGGAGTTTGTTCGAAAGATTGGTCATGTTGGGGCACCACAGGCTCCTTCTTGATATCCAGTACAGGATGCATCCATCCATCAGCTTATTTCCAAATAGGGAGTTCTATGACGGCCAGATTTCGGATGCTCAAAATGTTAAACAAAGAAGCTACGAGAAGCGCTTCCTTCAGGGAAAAATGTACAGCTCCTACTCTTTTATAAGTATAGCTCATGGTAAGGAGGAACGTGGCCACAATTACAGCTCCAAGAATATGGTTGAGGCTGCCGTGGTCTCTGAGATAGTTTCCAAGCTTTTTAAAC GATTCCTTGACACAAGGAATCCTGTTAGTATAGGAGTCATATCACCATATAAGGCTCAAGTTTATGCGATTGAAGAGCAAATCAGAAAATACAAAACACATTCTGATAGTGGCTTCTCTGTGAGTGCTCGCTCTGTGGATGGATTCCAAGGAGGTGAGGAAGATGTGATAATTATTTCTACTGTTAGATGTAATGAGAATGGATCAGTAGGTTTCCTTTCCAATCGACAAAGAGCAAATGTGGCACTGACACGTGCAAG GTATTGCCTTTGGATATTGGGAGATGAGTTTACTTTACTCAACAGTGGCTCTGTTTGGAAGAAACTAGTCCTTGATGCCAAAGAACGGGAGTGTTTCCATAAGGCAGATGAGGACAAGAGCTTGGCTCAGGCTATTATTGCTTCCCTGGTGGAGCTTGGCCAGTTTGATACTTTACTCCATGACGACAGTCTGTTGTTCAGAGAGGCTACATGGAAG ATCGATGGCGAGAATAAGAAATGCAAAGATATGCAAGGAAGTGCTTTCTATGTTGACAAAGCTTGCAAGTGGTTGGCGTCCTCCTCAAGTGAAGAGAAACCCCATCGCCCTTCATGGGAGGTCTTCTCAACTATTAGAGATTTACAAGATCAAAGGGCAGCTGCGCCTTTATCTGCTTTGGACAGTAGATATAATCATAGAGGACTCAAATTACATTCAGGTTATGAATGTTTTGGATGTTTTGCCGCTATCTGA
- the LOC109010098 gene encoding microsomal glutathione S-transferase 3-like, protein MGQVDLVLPKEYGYVAIVLILYCLVNFWMAGQVGKARKRFNVPYPTLYALESDNKDAKFFNCVQRGHQNSLEMMPMFFMLMMLGGMRHPHTCAALGLLYTVSRVFYFKGYATGDPQKRLTVGKYGFLALLGLMVSTVSFGVGLLL, encoded by the exons ATGGGCCAAGTGGATTTGGTGCTGCCTAAGGAGTATGGCTATGTGGCCATCGTTCTCATTCTCTACTGCCTTGTCAATTTCTGGATGGCTGGCCAAGTTGGCAAGGCTCGAAAAAG GTTCAACGTGCCATATCCTACCCTCTACGCTCTAGAATCTGATAACAAAGATGCAAAGTTTTTCAACTGTGTTCAG AGAGGGCATCAGAACTCGCTGGAGATGATGCCCATGTTTTTCATGCTGATGATGCTGGGAGGGATGAGGCATCCTCACACATGCGCGGCGCTTGGTTTACTCTACACCGTATCTCGAGTTTTCTACTTCAAAGGCTACGCCACGGGCGATCCCCAGAAGCGTCTCACGGTCGGGAAATATGGCTTCTTGGCCTTGTTGGGGCTTATGGTCTCCACTGTTTCATTTGGGGTCGGTCTTCTTCTTTGA
- the LOC109010097 gene encoding CASP-like protein 2A1 isoform X2, which yields MLAEKRATSPMEVMGPRDEKEYEEEGSVSSAMRTAETLLRLVPVGLCVAALVVMLKNSQTNDFGSISYSDLGAFRYLVHANGICAGYSLLSAIIVAMPRPSTMSSAWTFFFLDQVLTYAILAAGAVSLELLFLAYKGDAAVTWSTACGSFGGFCRKATASVVITFVVVACYAVLSLISSYKLFSKFDAPAVNPSKGIDLAAFQG from the exons atgtTGGCGGAGAAGAGAGCTACGTCTCCTATGGAGGTCATGGGGCCAAGAGATGAGAAGGAGTATGAGGAGGAAGGAAGCGTCAGCAGCGCCATGCGCACTGCAGAGACCTTGCTGCGTCTTGTCCCCGTGGGTCTGTGCGTTGCGGCACTCGTAGTCATGCTTAAGAACTCTCAGACCAACGATTTCGGTTCCATTTCTTACTCCGATCTTGGAGCATTCAG GTATTTGGTACACGCCAATGGAATATGTGCCGGCTATTCTCTTCTTTCGGCCATCATTGTAGCCATGCCTCGCCCCTCCACCATGTCCAGCGCTTGGACTTTCTTCTTCCTTGATCAG GTGCTCACCTACGCAATTCTGGCTGCCGGAGCCGTGTCATTGGAGTTGTTATTCCTGGCATACAAGGGAGATGCAGCCGTTACCTGGAGTACAGCTTGTGGTTCTTTTGGCGGGTTCTGTCGTAAGGCGACAGCATCCGTAGTGATCACATTCGTTGTAGTGGCTTGCTATGCTGTGCTTTCACTCATTTCATCCTATAAACTTTTCAGCAAATTTGATGCACCTGCGGTCAACCCCAGCAAGGGCATTGACCTTGCTGCCTTCCAAGGCTGA
- the LOC109010097 gene encoding CASP-like protein 2A1 isoform X1 yields MLAEKRATSPMEVMGPRDEKEYEEEGSVSSAMRTAETLLRLVPVGLCVAALVVMLKNSQTNDFGSISYSDLGAFRCSFCCNFIDKYLVHANGICAGYSLLSAIIVAMPRPSTMSSAWTFFFLDQVLTYAILAAGAVSLELLFLAYKGDAAVTWSTACGSFGGFCRKATASVVITFVVVACYAVLSLISSYKLFSKFDAPAVNPSKGIDLAAFQG; encoded by the exons atgtTGGCGGAGAAGAGAGCTACGTCTCCTATGGAGGTCATGGGGCCAAGAGATGAGAAGGAGTATGAGGAGGAAGGAAGCGTCAGCAGCGCCATGCGCACTGCAGAGACCTTGCTGCGTCTTGTCCCCGTGGGTCTGTGCGTTGCGGCACTCGTAGTCATGCTTAAGAACTCTCAGACCAACGATTTCGGTTCCATTTCTTACTCCGATCTTGGAGCATTCAGGTGTTCTTTCTGCTGCAATTTCATAGACAA GTATTTGGTACACGCCAATGGAATATGTGCCGGCTATTCTCTTCTTTCGGCCATCATTGTAGCCATGCCTCGCCCCTCCACCATGTCCAGCGCTTGGACTTTCTTCTTCCTTGATCAG GTGCTCACCTACGCAATTCTGGCTGCCGGAGCCGTGTCATTGGAGTTGTTATTCCTGGCATACAAGGGAGATGCAGCCGTTACCTGGAGTACAGCTTGTGGTTCTTTTGGCGGGTTCTGTCGTAAGGCGACAGCATCCGTAGTGATCACATTCGTTGTAGTGGCTTGCTATGCTGTGCTTTCACTCATTTCATCCTATAAACTTTTCAGCAAATTTGATGCACCTGCGGTCAACCCCAGCAAGGGCATTGACCTTGCTGCCTTCCAAGGCTGA